One Elaeis guineensis isolate ETL-2024a chromosome 10, EG11, whole genome shotgun sequence genomic window carries:
- the LOC105059835 gene encoding dihydroceramide fatty acyl 2-hydroxylase FAH1 isoform X2 has translation MVAQKFTVDLSKPLVFQVGHLGEDYEEWVHQLIVTKEGPRFFANDFLEMFTRTKWWVIPVVWIPVVCWLMSMSICMGHTVPQVAQMVVGGILLWTLIEYTLHRFLFHMKLQATGQIPYIIFFMDAIISTRWMDYALFSHQLQQLFLVWAPIWSLIRLLTTPTTAPAIFGGGLLGYVMYDCTHYYLHHGQPSKDTARNMKKYHLNHHYRIQNKGFGITSSLWDVVFGTLPPPMPFRKSR, from the exons ATGGTTGCACAAAAGTTCACAGTGGACTTGAGCAAGCCTCTTGTTTTTCAA GTTGGCCATCTTGGGGAAGACTATGAGGAATGGGTTCACCAGCTCATTGTGACCAAGGAAGGTCCACGCTTTTTTGCAAATGACTTCTTGGAG ATGTTCACCCGTACTAAATGGTGGGTGATTCCAGTCGTATGGATCCCTGTTGTCTGTTGGCTCATGAGCATGTCTATCTGCATGGGACATACAGTTCCTCAGGTAGCTCAAATGGTTGTGGGTGGTATTCTTTTGTGGACACTCATTGAGTATACATTGCACCGCTTCCTTTTCCATATGAAACTTCAAGCTACTG GGCAAATACCTTACATTATCTTCTTCATGGATGCCATCATAAGCACCCGATGGATGGACTACGCCTTGTTTTCCCACCAGCTGCAACAGCTATTCCTTGTGTGGGCGCCC ATCTGGTCCCTGATTAGGCTCTTAACAACCCCTACTACTGCACCTGCGATATTTGGAGGAGGCTTGTTGGGCTATGTGATGTATGACTGCACCCACTATTACCTGCACCATGGACAACCATCCAAAGACACAGCTCGAAATATGAAG aaATATCATTTGAATCATCATTACAGAATACAAAACAAGGGCTTTGGCATTACTTCTTCACTTTGGGATGTTGTCTTTGGTACATTACCCCCTCCGATGCCATTCAGGAAAAGCCGCTGA
- the LOC105059835 gene encoding dihydroceramide fatty acyl 2-hydroxylase FAH1 isoform X1 yields the protein MVAQKFTVDLSKPLVFQVGHLGEDYEEWVHQLIVTKEGPRFFANDFLEMFTRTKWWVIPVVWIPVVCWLMSMSICMGHTVPQVAQMVVGGILLWTLIEYTLHRFLFHMKLQATGQIPYIIFFMDAIISTRWMDYALFSHQLQQLFLVWAPIWSLIRLLTTPTTAPAIFGGGLLGYVMYDCTHYYLHHGQPSKDTARNMKNTKQGLWHYFFTLGCCLWYITPSDAIQEKPLIILVHRLEVNVIH from the exons ATGGTTGCACAAAAGTTCACAGTGGACTTGAGCAAGCCTCTTGTTTTTCAA GTTGGCCATCTTGGGGAAGACTATGAGGAATGGGTTCACCAGCTCATTGTGACCAAGGAAGGTCCACGCTTTTTTGCAAATGACTTCTTGGAG ATGTTCACCCGTACTAAATGGTGGGTGATTCCAGTCGTATGGATCCCTGTTGTCTGTTGGCTCATGAGCATGTCTATCTGCATGGGACATACAGTTCCTCAGGTAGCTCAAATGGTTGTGGGTGGTATTCTTTTGTGGACACTCATTGAGTATACATTGCACCGCTTCCTTTTCCATATGAAACTTCAAGCTACTG GGCAAATACCTTACATTATCTTCTTCATGGATGCCATCATAAGCACCCGATGGATGGACTACGCCTTGTTTTCCCACCAGCTGCAACAGCTATTCCTTGTGTGGGCGCCC ATCTGGTCCCTGATTAGGCTCTTAACAACCCCTACTACTGCACCTGCGATATTTGGAGGAGGCTTGTTGGGCTATGTGATGTATGACTGCACCCACTATTACCTGCACCATGGACAACCATCCAAAGACACAGCTCGAAATATGAAG AATACAAAACAAGGGCTTTGGCATTACTTCTTCACTTTGGGATGTTGTCTTTGGTACATTACCCCCTCCGATGCCATTCAGGAAAAGCCGCTGATTATATTAGTCCATAGGTTAGAAGTGAATGTAATCCATTAA